DNA from Myxococcaceae bacterium JPH2:
GGAGGAGTTGTCTGGCATTGTCTCGGGCTTGAGCGGATGCGGCGGGGGAATCTGGCCGCGCTTCATCTTCTCGAAGTCCGCGTCCGTCATCTTCACTTCGTAGGTCAGGCTCTGGGAGCCCGTGACGCCGCCGCCGATGCTGACCTTCTTCAGGTCCAGCTCACCGCCCGCCGTCACTCCCACGTCCGCGCTGAGCTTCACCGTGGTGTAGCCGTCTTTCTTCTTCACGTCCTTGTCGAGCGAGGCGGACACCTCGACGGACACGGGGCCGGCCTGGCCCGGGACGCTCACGTTGAAGGGCTGCACCGTGGCGGGGTTGGGGATGTTCGACGGGATGGTGGGGTCGGCCAGCTTCATCTGCTGGATTTCGGGCGACACGTTCGCGTCGCGCAGGGCCTGGGCGCGCTCGGGGGAGCCGGGCTTCGTGGCGAACACCTTGGTGGCCGCGGTGCCTCGCAGGGAGCCGACTTCCGAATACTGCGGCTGCTCCTTGAGGTACGCCTTCATGTCCTCGTAGCTCTTGCCGGAGCCCGGGTCGAGCACGCGCTCGCCCTGCCGCACGACGACGTGGCCCGTCTGGCCTTCCGCGCCCGGACGCGAGTCCTTGAGGAACACCATCTCCGAGCGGGCCTGAATCTCGGGCGAGCACTTGCTCACGAAGTCTGCGGCCCGGTCGAGGCAGTTCACCTGACGGTCGCGGGTGTTCTCATCGAGGAGCGAGGTCGCCGGGGCCTTCTTCGCGCCGCCGCCCAGGTCCACCGGCTGGGTGGAAGGGGACGGGGTGAAGGTGGACGGAGCGGTGGGCGGGTGCTTCGCCGCGGCCTGTCGCGCCGCCTCGGCCTGCCGCGCGGCCTCCGCCGCCCTGCGTGCCGCCTCTTCCGCTGCCCTGCGTGCCGCCTCGGCCGAACTCCTGTCTGCAACGCGTCCAGCGCCCATGGGGAGACTCCTTCTGGGTCGCGCGGGAGCAGGGTGGGAGAAGGCTCCCGTCGCGACTTCGAAAAAGAGTACGCGCCGGGAAATTCGCGGTTACACGCCGCCACACGTCGGTGGCGCGGCTCTCTGGACCTTCATCGGTTCTGGGCGGAGATTTCCACGGCGGGCTTCGCGCGGGCCATCAGGCGCTCCACGCTCTTCAGGTGGGCGCGGCCGAACACGGCCATGGCCAGCGTGGCGCCGCAGAGCGCGAGGAACATGTCCCATTGCGCGTCCCAGATGTCGCCCTGGGAGCCGAGGAACGTGTCGCCCCCGGCGGGGTCCAGCACCAGCGCGGTCCACCACTCGAGCAGCTCGTAGCCCGCGCTGATGGCGAAGGCCACCGAGCCGGTGAGGAAGTTGAGCCAGCCTCCGCGCCGCAGCGGCGTGGCGCGCAACAACACCTCTCGGATGATGAACGCGGGGAAGAAGCCCTGCGCGAGGTGGCCCAGCCGGTCGTATGGGTTTCGCGACAGGTGGAAGGCATCCCGGACGAAGTCGCCGAGCGGCGTGAGGGCATACGAGTAATAGCCCCCGTAGGTCAGCACCAGGATGTGCAGGAAGACGCAGACATAGACCCAACGCGACATGGGGAAGCGGCGGAACGTCGCGGTCAGGACGACGACGCCGATGAGCCCGGGGCCGATCTCCAGCAGCCAGTTGAGGCGGCCGGCCGGACAGAAGAGGAGCGTGAGCAACAGGATGGGGGCCAGCACTCCCGCGAGGAGCAGGGGCACCCGAGCCTCCTCGCGCGTGCCGGGCACGGCGGGGAAGGTGGGCGCAATGACATCCAAGGACGGTGCGGAGGACATCGGAAGCGCGGACTGCATGGAGACCCCCAGTGAAGGGCGCCAGGATAGCGGGGCCCGCGCGCGGGGCTCGCCGTTTCCTGTGTCGCCCTCGGGGGACTTGGCCAAGAATCCGCCGACTATGTCTCCTGATTCGCGTGTCCTCCTCGTGGCCGAGCGCTTCCCTCCCGATATTGGAGGACTGGCGCGCAGTGGGGCTCGGACCGCGGGCGCGCTGGTGAAGCTGGGCGCGCAGGTGGACGTGTTGGCGTGGACGCGGACCTCGGCCCCGGGCGCGCTGGAGACCGTGGAGGACGCGGGCGAGGTGTCTCCGTTCGCGCGCGGCGTCACCCTGCATCGGCTGGGGTTGTTCGGCAGCGCGGACCTGTCCATGCAACACACGCTCGACGTGCTCAATCACTTGCATGCGAAGCGGCGCTACACGCTGGTCTGGGGGCACTATCTGTATCCGCCTGGGTTCCTCGCGGTGGTGTTCGCGGAGTCCCAGGGGCTGTCCTCGGTGCTCAGCGCGCGCGGCAATGACGTGGATCAGCTCATGTTCCCTCCGGGCGACTTCGCGCGCCTCTTGTGGACGCTGGGACGCGCGAAGGTGCTCACGGCCGCGTCGCGCGACCTGGGGCGGAAGATGGCGCTGCTGCTGGGCCGCGACCCCGGTGTGGAGGTGATTCCCAACGCCGTGGATACCGCGCTGTTCTCTCCCGGGGCGCCGGACCTCGCGCTGCGGGCGCGGTTGGGAATCGCTCCGGACGAGGCGGTGCTCGGCTTCTCCGGCGAGCTGCGCCACAAGAAGGGCCTGCCGTTCCTCCTCTCCGCGCTCACCGAGGTGCGCCGCGCGCGGCCCGCGTGCCTGCTGGTGATTGGTGAGGTGCGCGCCCGCGACGCCGAGCACCTGGTGGCCTATCGCGCCGAGCACCCCGAGGACGCGGCTCGCATCGTCGTGTCCGGTCGGCTCGACACGCCCGAGGCCATCGCGGCGCACCTGCGGCTGTGTGATGTCTATCTTCAGCCCTCGCTGTGGGAGGGCATGCCCAATGCCTTGCTGGAGGCCATGGCGTGCGAGCGCCCCGTCATCGCCAGCGACGCCGGAGGCATCCCCGAGGCCGTGGACTCCGACCACAACGGCTTCATCATTCCCAAGGCGCTGCTCAACCACCTGGGGCAGGCGTGTCTGGATGTCTTGGGTTTGCCTCCGGAGCGGCGGGCCGCGCTCGGGGCCGCCGCGCGACGCCGCATCGAGGAGCGTTTTCAGGCCGACGCGGAGGCGGACGTGCTGCGCCGCGTGCTCGCGCGGGCCATGCCGAACGCGTCCTCGTAGGTGGCCACCAGCGCCTCCTGCGCACGGCCCCAGGTGAAGTCCCGCTCCACGCGGGCCCGCGCGCTCGTGCTCAGGGCCGCGGCTCGGAGGGGCTCGTCACGCAATGCGCGCACCGCATCGACGATGGCCTTGGGGGAGCCGGGCTTCACCAACAGGGCCTCGGTGGTGTCCTCGGCCAGCGCGCGCACCACGGGCAGGTCGCTGGCCACCACGGGCGTTCCAGAGGCCATGGCCTCTAGCAGCTTCAGCGGACAGCAGCCCTGCGCGCAGTTGCGGTCGTTCATGGGCAGGGGCACGAGCACGACGTCACAGGCGTGGTGCAGCGCCGCCAGCTCGGCTTGGGGCAAGGGCTCGCGCAGCTCCACCGCGCCTTCGAGCAGCAGGTCTCCGCAGCGGTCCAGTAGCGCGCGGCGTTGGTGTCTTCGCAGCGGGCCCACCAGCGTGAGCACCACGGGGAACTCGCGGCGCAGCAATCGACACGCCTCGATGGCGTGGTGCACGCCCTGCCAGGCGGACATCGTCCCGCTGTAGAGCAGGCGCACGGGCTGCTCGGGTGGGCGCTCGCGCGGGGGCGCGTGGCGGAACAGGTTCAAGTCCACGCCGTTGGGAATCACGCGGATCCGCGAGGCGTCCGCGCCCCGTGACTTCAGGTGCTCGGCGGTCACCGCGCTCGGCGTCACCAGGAGGTCCGCGCTCTGGATGCAGGTGTCCTCCTGCGCCTCCAGCTTGAGCAACAGCTCGCGGTCATCGGCCACGTCCGGGTAGTGGTACTTCAGCTCGATGGACGGCAGCCCGTTCACCTCGAACACCAGCGCGTCCGTGAGGGCGTCCTTGCGGCGGGCAATCGGATAGCCCTCGAAGATGGAGCGCACGTGCACCACCCGGGCGCGTGGGCGCTCGCGCCACCAGTCGCCGAGCCGCGCGCGGAAGTTCAGTGCCTGCGCCATCAGGTCTCGGCCCCGCGCCTCCAGGGGGTGATACGTGACGCCAGGGCTCCACGGCATGGGGCGCGCGCCGGGCTCCGCGCCGATGGCCAGCAGGTCCACCTGTCCGAACGCGGCGCCCAGCGCCTCGACAAAGGCCTGGATGTGCACCGCCGCGCCCTTGGGTGAGGGGAAGCGGTCGAACGAGGCGTAGACGATGCCGGAGGTAGACACGCGCCCGTGCTACCGCGCCCCGTGTGTTCGAGCAAACGCGAGGGTTTGACCCATCCCGAGGCCCCTCCTACGCTGTGGGGTCCCGCCCGGTCGGCGGGCCAGAGGGAAGGCTCGAACCGTGGCGCTCGATGTCCATCGCTTTCGCGAGGAGTTGATCTACCGCGCCTCCGCGCCCGCGTCAGAGGTGCTGGAGGACATCGCCGCCATCGAGGCCTTCGACAAGAGCGTCGAGGCGCGACGGAGCACGCAGGGCCGGCTCGCGTGGGCCTGTGGTCTGCTGAGCATGGTCGTCATGGCGTGCTTCTTCTTCATCATGCAGGGCGAGTCGCGCGCCGCCTTCGTCATGTCGCTCGTGTCGGGGCTGGGGCTGCTGGGCATCGCCGTGTACTTCTTCTCCGAGCGCTCGGCGTCGCGGCGCTTCGACTTGAGCGACCGGCGCTACCTGCTGATTCGCACGATGCTCGACCGGCTGCGGCCGGACCTGGCCCCCGATGAGCCCGTGACGCTGACGCTCGACCTGGCGCCCGTGGATGACCCGAGCAAGCTGCGCGGCAAGGGGCCTCGCGGTCGCTGGCAGACCGAGGAGTTCCTCGACCCGTGGCTCGACCTGGAGGCGCGGCTGGCGGACGGGACGTACTGGCGGCTGGGGATGACGGACCGCCTGCGCAAGGCGCGGCGCACGTCCCGCAGCGCCAGCGGGCGCACGAAGGTGAAGACGCGGGAGACGGGCGTGACGCTGGCGGAGGTCCAGCTGCGCGTGAAGCCCGAGCGCCACCCCGCGCTGGCGGGCCTGGAGCGCGAGGCGCGCGAGTCCGTGCGGCTGCCTCCCGGGGTGGAGCTGGCTCGACTTCAGGTGTCCGAGGACCGCCTGCTGATGCGCGCGCGCACGGGGTATGGCGAGTGGGCAGGAGACGTGCCGCAGATCGCGACCATGATGATGCTGAGCCTCTACCAGGTGCTCAACTACTCCACGTCGCTGCGCAAGCGCGGCGAGACGAGGTCAGCCCGATGACGCCTCGCATGACCTGGCTCGGTGTGCTGGTGCTCGTGGGCGCGGTGGCGTGCTCGCGCGGCTCGGCCTCGGACGCGCCGGTTCCTCAGCCTGCCGCTTCGGAAGAAGCGGGGCTTGGAGAGAAGCTCAAGTTCAAGGACGGCGACGACCGTGAGGTGCTCTCGCTCAAGCCCAAGCCGGACGGGGCCAAGCTCATCGACGGCGAGGGCCGCGAGGTCGCGCGCTACAAGTGGAAGGGCTCGGACCTGGAAGTGTCTGGCCCCGACGACGCGGTGCTCGCCCGCGTCTCTCGCGAGGGCGACGGGTTCGCGGTGCGCGAGGCGCGCTCCGGTCCGGTGCGCTTCTCCCTCGTGCGAGACGGCGCGGGCTGGCGGCTCCTGGATGGCGCGGGTGCGCCGCGCTACGCGGTGGTCGCTGAGGGCGCGGGCTTCCGCGTGAGCGAGCCCTCCGGTGAGGAGCGCCTCCGCGTGCACGTGCGCGAAGGCAAGGTGTCCCTGCGCGAGCCGTCGGGGCGCACGCGCTTCGCGACGAAGTCTCCTGTGCGTCCCGTGGCGGTCGCCTGCCTCGGCTTCGAGTCCCTGGACCTCCCGCTGCGGGGAGCCCTTCTCTTCCTTCTTCAGGACCCGGCGTCCTCGCGCTGATCCGCCCCATGCCCTCTTCCTTCGAATTTCTTGGCCAGTGCATGGAGACCGCCGGGTTCCTCTTCTCCCGGCCCTGCTCCCGCGATGCGGTCGAGCAATGCACGTACTGCCAGAAGGCCATCTGCATGGCGCACGCGCGCCCGCGCGAGACGGGGACGCTGTGCACGTCCTGCGCGCGGCTCATGCCCGTGTCTCCCGGCGACGGGAGCAGCATGGACGACCCGAGCTACTACTACGACAGCTACGGCTACTACGGCTCCAGCTCCTGGGGGCACGGCTCGTCGAGAGATCCGCACGACTTCACCGAGGCGGATGGCGAGAGCCTTCGCCAAGAGGACGACGCCTCCTTCGAGGAGGACATGGGCGGGAGCTGACGCGTGGGCGCGTCGCGCTGGCTCATCTATGCGCTGGGCGGTGGGTTGGGGCACCTGACCCGAGCCTCCGCGCTCGCCCGCGTGGCCGCGCGCCGTGGGCACCTCGTGTCGCTGGTGACCAACAGCCCCTTCGCGCCGGGCCTGCCCTTGGAGCCTCTGCTCGGGCCCGGGGTCGCGGTGCATCGGCTGGACGCCTCGTGGGACAAGCCCGCGGTGGTGGCGGAGGTGGCGCGGCTGTGGACCTCCGCGCCGTGGGATGTGCTCGTGGTGGACACCTTTCCCCGTGGACTCGCGGGGGAGTTGCCGCCGCTGCTCGCCGCGACGCGAGCGCTCCCGGTGCTGGTGCATCGCGATCTGAATCCCGAGTACGTCGCTCGCTTCCAGTTGGCGCAGGCGGTGGATGCGTTCGCGCTGCTCCTCGTCCCAGGTGAGCCCGCGCCGTTCGCCGCGCATCCGCGCGCGGTGCGCACCGCGCCCTGGTTGTTGCTGGAGCGCGAGGCCTTGCTGTCGCGCGAGGACGCTCGGCGCGAGCTGGGCGCGGGTGATGACTCACGGCCCCTGGTGGTGGTGGCGGGCTGCGGTCGCGCGGAGGAGGTGGAGGAGATGGGGCGGATCGCGACGCGGCTCGAGGAGGGGTTGGGCGCTCAGGCTCGGGTGCGGTGGGTGGTGCCACCAGGCTTCACGTCGCCGGACTTCACGTCGCCGGGCGCGGCCCTGCCGGTGTGGCCGCTGCTGGCGAGGCTGCCGGGCGTGGACGTGCTGGTGGGGGCGGGGGGCTACAACACGGTGCGGGAGGCGCGGGCCACGGGGACGCCGTTGGTCGCGCTCGCGCGTCCTCGGCGCTACGACCGGCAGGCCATGCGTCTGCGGCCGGAGGAGCGGGTGGCGGACGCCGAGGCGGTGTTGGCCCGGGTCCAGGAGCTGCTGCCACCTCGCCCGCATCTCCCGGCGGAAGCGGACGCCTTCCGGGGCGCCCACGCCGCCGTGGAGCACATCGAGCGCGCGCTGCTCAGTGCTTGAAGCCCTGGTGTCCCGCGGCCGGCTCCATGCCGTGGGCCATGATGAAGTGGTAGATGACCTGCGGGTCTTCCTTGGGGCCGCCGAACAGCTCGACGAGGAAGTGTCCCTCGCTGCCCGTCTCCGGGTCCGTGCTGAGGGTGACCTCGGTGACCTCGCGCCCCGCCATCACCATCTCCGCCACCAAGGACTTGCCCTTGAGGACCTGCACCACGTGCTGGCGATCCTCCTCCATCAGCACCCAGTGGAAGTCATCGTGGTCGAACAACGTGGTGTCCGCGGAGCCACACCGGAGGATGCAGTTGGTGTGCTCCTGGAGCCAGCGCCAGAAGGCGTCGAAGTTCAGGGTCCGGGTGGGTTGCGAAAGCGTGTCCATGGTGACCTCGCGCGCGCCCGAGTGCACTGTGCTCTCCGGGCCACGTCCGCCCTGACTAGCACGGCCGGGGCACTCGCGGGGCGGGCACTTCCCTGCTCACCCGCCCTCGGACCCGCGGGCTGACGGGCGCCGTGAATCCCCCACCCCCAGAGGGTGTTGCTCGATGCGGGACGAGGGCACCCCCCTCGGGAGGATTCCAGGGTGGACCCGAGGACGCGCGAAGGACCCGCGAGGACGGTTACATCACCCCAGGAGGTTGCATGAGCCTGCGTGCCTTCTTCTCCGTGACGCTCGGCGCGCTGGCGGTCATCACGCTGCTGGCCGCCGCCTCGCTCGTCGGGTTGACGACGGTGCTGGCGCGCACGGCCGGCACGCTCGGCGACTCTCTGGAGGGCGTGCGGCTGGCCGAGGAGCTGGAGGTGGACCTGCTCTCCCACGCGCGGATGAGCAGCACGCCCGCCGCGCGGGACCCGAGCGAGGGAGCGGAGCGCGGCCGCTCGCTGCAAGAGCTGGAGGCAGGGTTCCCGCGGCAGCTCGCTGGCCTGGCCGCGACCGCGACCACCCAGGCGGAGCGGCACCTCCTGGACGAAGTGGGCGTGCACATCGACGCGTACCTGGCCGCCCAGCGCGCGCCGCACCTGCAATCGCCCAAGGGAGACCCTCGCGTGGAGCCCTCGCTGGACTCCGCGCTGGAGTCGCTGGAGCGGTTGATCCAACTCAACGTGAACGAGGCGCAGGCCGCGCGTGAGCGCGCCGCGCGATGGGACGAAACGGCCAACGTCGCGGGCCTGGGCCTGAGCGCGCTGATGCTGGCGTCGCTGGTGGGCGTCATCTTCTGGCTGCGTCGCTTCGCGCTGCGCCCCGTGGCGGACATCAGCCACGCCATCCGGCGCTTCAGCTCCGACCGCAAGAACACCCGCGCGCCGGAGTCCGGCCCCACCGAGCTGCGCGAGATGGCGCGCACGTTCAACGAGATGGCCAACCACCTGACGCACCAGCAGGAGCAGCAGCTCGCGTTCCTCGCGGGCGTGGCCCATGAGCTGCGCAATCCGTTGTCCGCGCTCAAGTTGTCCACCGCCATCGCGGATCCAGGCCGTGCCTCGCTGACGCCCGAGCGGATGCAGCGCACGCTGGCCCTGGTGCGCCGACAGGTGGCGCGGTTGGACCGGATGGTGGGGGACCTGCTGGACGCCACGCGCATCGAGGCGGGCCGGCTGGAGCTTCAACCCGAAGTGCGCGACGCGCGCGAGCTGGCGCGGGCCGTGGTGGAGCTGTACCAGTCCGGAGACCCAGGCCATGTGCTGCGCCTGTCGGTGTCGGACGCCCCCGTGCTCGTGCGCGCGGATCCCTCCCGACTGGAGCAGGTGCTGCACAACCTGGTGAGTAACGCGCTGAAGTATTCGCCCTCGGGAAGCCGGGTGGAGGTCTCCGTGCTGGGGCAGGGCGAGGAGGCCATCCTCGCGGTGGCGGACCAGGGCATCGGCATCTCCGCCGAAGAGATGCGCCAGCTCTTCACGCCCTTCCAGCGCACCGGCAATGCCCGCCAGCGCGCTCCGGGCGTGGGGTTGGGGCTGTCCGTGGCCCGTCGCATCGTCGAGGCGCACGGCGGGCGCATCGAAGTGCAGAGCGAGCCCGGCCAGGGCTCCACGTTCCGTGTCCACCTGGCGCTCCTGTCCTCTACCGAGGCCTGTTCGCCGAGGACGGACGCGCCCCCTGTTCCCGTGCACTGACGGGGGAATCGTTGCGTGTCGCGCGGAGGGGCCTCGGGAGGGGTGCGTCCGGGCGTCCGCCGGCATACCTTGCGGCCACACCGACTGGAGAGCCGCCTGGATGATGATGACCCTGCGCCGAGTCATGCCGCTGGCCGCCGTGCTGGCCCTGGGCGGCTGTGCTGGAGCCTCGAAGTCCGCGCCCTCCGCCGAGGTGCACGCCCCGCCCGCCGCCTCCGTCATCCAGTCGCACGAGGGCGGCTTCTCCGTGGCCTTTCCGGCGCCTCCCGCCGAGGAGCGGCGCACGCAGAGCACCGAGGTGGGCGAGGTGACGCTGCACACGTTCATCGCCTCGCGGCCCGACGCGGACTCGGCCTACTACGTCTCGTACACGGACTTCCCGCCTGGCGCGGTGTCGCAGGCGGATCCGCGTGACGTGGTGTCGCGAGCCAGCCACGGCGCGCTGGAGGCGCTGGGGGCGCAGGACATCTCCGCGCACCCGCTCACCATGGAGGGAGGCTTCCCCGGCCAGGAAGTGGGAGGTCGCGCGGGCGCGCGCCGGCTGCGCGGTCGCTTCTTCATGGTGGGCACGCGCCTGTATCAGCAGCTCCTGCTGCACCCCGAGGGACGACCGCCCTCGGATGCGGACAGCTTCTTCGAGTCGTTCAAGCTCGACCCGCGCGTCGCCGCCGAGCTGTCCCGCAATCGCGGCTCGTGAGCCGCGCGCCCCCCACGCGCACCCTCACACGCCGAGGCTGAGCCAGTTCGTGGCCGCGCTGCCCGAGTCCAGCTCGCGGATCCACACCGCGCGGTCCGTCCCCACCGCGTAGACATCGACGCGGTTCGTGCCGGTGAGCAGGGCGCTGACGGGCCCCAGGAAGCTCCCGCCCAGGAGCGTCCACCCCGAGAGCGAGGGGCTCCACTGCGCGCCGTCCCAGGTCTTCAGTCGCGGCACGCCGTCCGTGCCCACCGCGATGACGGACACCTTCGCGCCGTTGCCCCACGCGACGGCCGTCGGAGGACTCGCGAACGTGCCGCCCAGCGAGGTCCAGCCCGTGAGCGAGGGCTGCCACTGCGTGCCGTCCCAGGCCTTGTGTTGAATCGTGCCGTCGCGTCCGAGCGCGAAGACCTCGAAGGCGTGGGGCTGAGCCGGCGCGCGCGAGACGACGGCCAGCGGCCCCGCGAGCTGTCCGCCCAGGGACTGCCATTCGCCAGTGAGCGGATACCACTGCGCCCCATCCCAGTACCGCAGGCGGAGCGCTCCGTCCGTGCCCACCGCCATGAGCGTCAGGTAGGTGCCCCAGTTGACCGCCACGGGAGCGCCGATGAGCGCGCCGCCCAGGTCCGCGAGCCCCGTGGCGGACGGGCCCCAGCTCGTGCCGCTCCACCACTTGTGATGCACGGAGCCATCTTTGCCCAGGGCGAAGATGTCGAAGGCCCCGGGCATTCCCCACGGCGCGCGCGACACCGAGCACGGCGCGCCCGTGAGCTGTCCTCCCTGGTCCTGCCAGCCCGTGGCGGACGGGCCCCAGTTCGTGCCATCCCACCAGCGGCTCAGCAGCGAGCCCTCGGAGCCCACCGCGACCAGCGAGGTGTACGGGCCGAAGGCCACCGTGGCCGGCGCGGACACCACGGTGGTCCCCACGTCGTGCCACGCGGGCGGGGAGGATGGCCACTGTGCGCCACTGCGCGACGTGTCCCGCATCGCCCCGTGCACGCCGCGGTTGAGGAGCAGCGTGGGGCCTTGTGCGGACACCACGGCGGCGGGCACGGCGGGCTCGAGCGTGACGTGGAAGTGGTACAGCACGTTGTGCATCAGCCGTTGCAGCGCGACATCCGCGGACAGGGCCCAGCCCGCGCCGATGGTCCCCACGTAGAACACGTGGCCGCCCTGTGGACGGTCCCACTGGATGACCTCGCTGACGATGGTGGAGGTCCCGCTGTGCCACGTGCCGTAGTAGTCGAGCACGCCCTCACTCTTGCTCGCGGTGGCGAGCGTCGTGATGCCCGAGGGCTCCACGGGCACGGAGGCGCCTGGAGGCGGCGGAGACAGGAGCAGGCGTCCGACGCGCGCGTCCCACTCATGGCCCACCGCGCGGGGCAGCGCTCCTCCTGGCCCTTGTCCGAGCGGACTTCCGGAGACGACTCCGGTGGCCTGCGGCGTGGTGAAGAAGGTGTGCTGCGGTTGCTGCACCGTGAGCGCGGTGAACTGCGCGGCGTCGGTGCCAACGAAGCCCGAGGCCTCCAGTCCCAGCAGCTTCCAACCGGGGCGACCGCACTCGCGCAGGAGTCCGCCGCGCTGGAAGTCCTGGCTGTGCCACAGCTCGCCCACGCTGTCGACGAGTCCGCCGAAGCCCTGGCCCGCGTCGTACTTGCGGCACTCCATCACCGTGCCCGACGCGTCGAAGCTCACGCGCCAGAACAGGGAGTTCCCCGAGAGCGCGACGACGCTGCCTCCCGAGGTCAGGAAGGCATCCACTCCGTCCCATGCGGGCGCGGACCAGTACTCGCTGTGCCCGTTGATGCAGAGGACCTTGTAGCCGGACAGCAGGCCTGGGTTCTGGTGCAGGTCCAGGTCCGTCACCAGGTCGAAGGCATAGCCGTTGCGCTCCAACCATTGGTGCAGGAAGCGCTCGGCGCGCACCAGGTGGCTGTAGCCCACCGAGGGCGCGCTGTAGAGCGAGGTCGCGCCCGCGGCGCGCAGGGGCATGCGCAGGCCCACTTGGAACGTGGGCTGTCCCGCCCCGTGGGACGTGTAGCAGGAGTACTGCGGGAAGCCGGCGGCCTGTCCCTCGAAGGGCGAGCTGTACGCCAGCCACGTGTTGATGGCGCACAGCACCAGCACCTGCGCTGGAGGGCGCGAGGCGGCCCGCTTCACGACGAAGGGCACGTCATAGACGGGAGCGCCGCCGACGAACACGCGGGCGACATGCAGGCCCGGCGGGGTGGACT
Protein-coding regions in this window:
- a CDS encoding DUF2238 domain-containing protein — protein: MQSALPMSSAPSLDVIAPTFPAVPGTREEARVPLLLAGVLAPILLLTLLFCPAGRLNWLLEIGPGLIGVVVLTATFRRFPMSRWVYVCVFLHILVLTYGGYYSYALTPLGDFVRDAFHLSRNPYDRLGHLAQGFFPAFIIREVLLRATPLRRGGWLNFLTGSVAFAISAGYELLEWWTALVLDPAGGDTFLGSQGDIWDAQWDMFLALCGATLAMAVFGRAHLKSVERLMARAKPAVEISAQNR
- a CDS encoding glycosyltransferase, with the translated sequence MSPDSRVLLVAERFPPDIGGLARSGARTAGALVKLGAQVDVLAWTRTSAPGALETVEDAGEVSPFARGVTLHRLGLFGSADLSMQHTLDVLNHLHAKRRYTLVWGHYLYPPGFLAVVFAESQGLSSVLSARGNDVDQLMFPPGDFARLLWTLGRAKVLTAASRDLGRKMALLLGRDPGVEVIPNAVDTALFSPGAPDLALRARLGIAPDEAVLGFSGELRHKKGLPFLLSALTEVRRARPACLLVIGEVRARDAEHLVAYRAEHPEDAARIVVSGRLDTPEAIAAHLRLCDVYLQPSLWEGMPNALLEAMACERPVIASDAGGIPEAVDSDHNGFIIPKALLNHLGQACLDVLGLPPERRAALGAAARRRIEERFQADAEADVLRRVLARAMPNASS
- a CDS encoding glycosyltransferase family 4 protein encodes the protein MSTSGIVYASFDRFPSPKGAAVHIQAFVEALGAAFGQVDLLAIGAEPGARPMPWSPGVTYHPLEARGRDLMAQALNFRARLGDWWRERPRARVVHVRSIFEGYPIARRKDALTDALVFEVNGLPSIELKYHYPDVADDRELLLKLEAQEDTCIQSADLLVTPSAVTAEHLKSRGADASRIRVIPNGVDLNLFRHAPPRERPPEQPVRLLYSGTMSAWQGVHHAIEACRLLRREFPVVLTLVGPLRRHQRRALLDRCGDLLLEGAVELREPLPQAELAALHHACDVVLVPLPMNDRNCAQGCCPLKLLEAMASGTPVVASDLPVVRALAEDTTEALLVKPGSPKAIVDAVRALRDEPLRAAALSTSARARVERDFTWGRAQEALVATYEDAFGMARASTRRSTSASASA
- a CDS encoding serine/threonine protein kinase; its protein translation is MDTLSQPTRTLNFDAFWRWLQEHTNCILRCGSADTTLFDHDDFHWVLMEEDRQHVVQVLKGKSLVAEMVMAGREVTEVTLSTDPETGSEGHFLVELFGGPKEDPQVIYHFIMAHGMEPAAGHQGFKH
- a CDS encoding HAMP domain-containing histidine kinase, encoding MSLRAFFSVTLGALAVITLLAAASLVGLTTVLARTAGTLGDSLEGVRLAEELEVDLLSHARMSSTPAARDPSEGAERGRSLQELEAGFPRQLAGLAATATTQAERHLLDEVGVHIDAYLAAQRAPHLQSPKGDPRVEPSLDSALESLERLIQLNVNEAQAARERAARWDETANVAGLGLSALMLASLVGVIFWLRRFALRPVADISHAIRRFSSDRKNTRAPESGPTELREMARTFNEMANHLTHQQEQQLAFLAGVAHELRNPLSALKLSTAIADPGRASLTPERMQRTLALVRRQVARLDRMVGDLLDATRIEAGRLELQPEVRDARELARAVVELYQSGDPGHVLRLSVSDAPVLVRADPSRLEQVLHNLVSNALKYSPSGSRVEVSVLGQGEEAILAVADQGIGISAEEMRQLFTPFQRTGNARQRAPGVGLGLSVARRIVEAHGGRIEVQSEPGQGSTFRVHLALLSSTEACSPRTDAPPVPVH